From Candidatus Sphingomonas colombiensis, one genomic window encodes:
- a CDS encoding lipopolysaccharide biosynthesis protein translates to MDATTNQPNQPTESLAKQVRNAVIWRSGSQILAQLVQWAATFLVIRILSPHDYGLYAMTGVVLVFLNMLNGYGLASGLVQRQAITHHEVRQLFGMLIALNLTLALAQLALAPLAASYYRQPEVATLLRVQSLLYIATPFIALPYALLSREMDFRRQAKVNMIASMVSASTALAGAFAGLGVWTLVFAPMALFFTRAIGMTIAARALVWPSFDFRGAGGLARFGGVMAASQLFWFLQSQADVFIAGRHFTPHMLGIYTTSLFLTQIFVSKFVPPLNEVAFSAYARIQHDTDATAAAFLKAVRVIMLVALPFYFGLATTAEPLVLTMLGDKWAEAIPVVRLLACAMPFMTLQVLFSPACDALGRPGIGVRNGATGALILATAFLIAVRWDAIGLGWAWICAYPIYLAFTCWRSLPIIGASFPRMAAAIAPPLAAATAMAAAVLLVDAKLPPLAPGFHLAVLVAVGAAIYGGALLTFARGTIIELVALIRH, encoded by the coding sequence ATGGACGCGACCACCAATCAGCCGAATCAACCGACCGAATCCCTCGCGAAGCAGGTGCGCAATGCCGTGATCTGGCGTTCGGGGAGCCAGATTCTCGCGCAGCTGGTGCAATGGGCCGCCACTTTTCTCGTGATTCGTATTCTGAGCCCGCACGATTACGGCCTCTATGCGATGACCGGCGTGGTGCTGGTGTTTCTGAACATGCTCAACGGCTACGGGCTGGCGAGCGGGCTGGTGCAGCGTCAGGCCATCACCCATCATGAAGTGCGCCAGCTGTTTGGCATGCTGATCGCGCTTAACCTCACGCTGGCGCTCGCCCAGCTCGCGCTCGCCCCGCTCGCCGCGAGCTATTACCGCCAGCCGGAAGTCGCCACGCTGCTGCGTGTGCAGAGCCTGCTCTATATAGCGACGCCGTTCATCGCGCTCCCTTATGCATTGCTCAGCCGCGAGATGGATTTCCGGCGTCAGGCGAAGGTCAACATGATCGCCTCGATGGTCAGCGCGAGCACCGCGCTCGCCGGCGCCTTCGCGGGGCTCGGCGTATGGACCCTGGTATTCGCGCCGATGGCGCTGTTCTTCACCCGCGCGATTGGCATGACGATCGCCGCGCGCGCGCTGGTGTGGCCGTCGTTCGATTTTCGCGGCGCCGGGGGGCTCGCACGATTCGGCGGAGTAATGGCGGCGAGCCAGCTGTTCTGGTTCCTCCAGAGCCAGGCCGACGTATTCATCGCGGGGCGGCATTTCACGCCGCACATGCTTGGCATCTATACCACCAGTCTGTTTCTGACGCAGATCTTCGTCTCGAAGTTCGTGCCGCCGCTGAACGAAGTGGCCTTTTCCGCCTATGCCCGCATCCAGCATGACACGGACGCCACCGCCGCCGCGTTCCTGAAGGCGGTGCGCGTGATCATGCTGGTCGCGCTGCCGTTCTATTTCGGGCTGGCGACCACCGCCGAGCCATTGGTGCTGACGATGCTGGGCGACAAATGGGCGGAGGCGATTCCGGTGGTGCGCCTGTTGGCCTGTGCGATGCCGTTCATGACGTTGCAGGTGCTGTTCAGCCCAGCCTGCGACGCGCTCGGGCGGCCGGGGATCGGCGTGCGCAATGGCGCGACCGGCGCGCTGATCCTTGCCACCGCCTTTCTGATCGCGGTGCGCTGGGATGCAATCGGGCTCGGATGGGCATGGATTTGCGCTTATCCGATCTATCTCGCCTTCACCTGCTGGCGCTCCCTCCCCATAATCGGCGCGAGCTTCCCGCGAATGGCTGCGGCAATCGCACCGCCGCTCGCCGCGGCCACGGCGATGGCGGCGGCGGTGCTGCTGGTCGATGCGAAACTGCCCCCGCTTGCGCCCGGATTTCATCTGGCGGTGCTCGTCGCGGTGGGCGCGGCGATCTACGGCGGCGCGTTGCTGACCTTCGCGCGCGGCACGATCATCGAATTGGTTGCGTTGATTCGGCACTGA